aatttaaatggcTTATGAGAGAACAAGGTTTTCAAGAAAGACAAAGGTTCGAGTGCTTGAATTGAGCATAATGAATGAGCTTTTGAAATGCAATCAGCCAAACCCATTGGTTGGGCGTGGACGATTCGTAAAGTGACAAGACTACATGACTACCTAAACTGGAAATTAACATTAATCTACCAAAACTTGCAAttgccattttattttatagtttgtATTACATACTACAAAAAAGTGATAGTTCAAGAATTCATCAAATTCTTGTTTTCCTCATACAATAATAGGAGGATGCATGCATGACTGGACATAttgatgcatatgaaaagaaaatacaaacttCAGAATATGATCTAAACATTTTGTAAAAGGTCAACAAAGGCTAAATAGGTCCCTAAAATTCCTGCTACACTTCCAAATACTATTATTGCTACAACACCCATAAACTTACTTCTCCAACCATTGAGTGAAACAGCAATCTTCAAATAGCACAAGCATGGGAGTACAAATGAAGCGGCCACAACAAATATAGAACCAATGATGGCCATGAGGTTCTCAAAATATGGAAATACATGTGCCACAATTGCTGTGCTTGTAAGCAATACGATTCGGATAATCATTCGTAAAGGTCTCCAATGCTTGTAATTTGTAGATAGCTCACGTTCAAAGGCAGTTGCAACTGGGGTTATCACTAATGCATACTTTGTAATTGGAATCAGCAAAGTGGAATATTTAGCCACTTTTGCACCAACTTCTCCACTTGGTAGATTCAGAGTTATTTGTGATTCTACGTATTCTCCATACATGAGATACC
This Carya illinoinensis cultivar Pawnee chromosome 11, C.illinoinensisPawnee_v1, whole genome shotgun sequence DNA region includes the following protein-coding sequences:
- the LOC122282212 gene encoding amino acid transporter AVT1J-like, yielding MLTAVVGYLMYGEYVESQITLNLTAVVGYLMYGEYVESQITLNLPSGEVGAKVAKYSTLLIPITKYALVITPVATAFERELSTNYKHWRPLRMIIRIVLLTSTAIVAHVFPYFENLMAIIGSIFVVAASFVLPCLCYLKIAVSLNGWRSKFMGVVAIIVFGSVAGILGTYLAFVDLLQNV